A single genomic interval of Microbacterium sp. BLY harbors:
- the def gene encoding peptide deformylase — protein sequence MAVLPIRIMGDPVLHSPASPVEAITDEVRTLVADMFETMDAAPGVGLAAPQVGVPLRIYTYSYVDDDDRPWRGVLINPELWMTPTEPGAPDPELESEGCLSFPGERFPLRRADRVRVTATDLEGAPVNIEVDGWRARIMQHEFDHLDGVLYIDRLSDSDWKTTQKIARKRGWGRPGASWLPGVDDLEG from the coding sequence GTGGCTGTCCTTCCGATTCGCATCATGGGCGATCCCGTCCTGCACTCCCCCGCCTCCCCCGTCGAGGCGATCACGGACGAGGTGCGCACCCTCGTCGCCGACATGTTCGAGACCATGGACGCCGCCCCCGGCGTCGGTCTCGCCGCTCCGCAGGTGGGCGTACCGCTGCGCATCTACACGTACTCGTACGTGGACGACGACGACCGGCCCTGGCGCGGCGTGCTCATCAATCCCGAACTGTGGATGACGCCCACCGAGCCCGGTGCCCCCGACCCGGAGCTGGAGTCGGAGGGGTGCCTGTCGTTCCCCGGGGAGCGCTTCCCGCTGCGACGCGCGGATCGGGTGCGCGTGACGGCCACGGATCTCGAGGGCGCTCCCGTGAACATCGAGGTCGACGGCTGGCGTGCGCGGATCATGCAGCACGAGTTCGACCACCTCGACGGCGTGCTCTACATCGACCGCCTGTCGGACTCCGACTGGAAGACCACGCAGAAGATCGCGCGCAAGCGCGGGTGGGGTCGTCCGGGGGCGAGCTGGCTGCCGGGAGTGGACGATCTGGAAGGCTGA
- a CDS encoding glucose-6-phosphate dehydrogenase assembly protein OpcA, whose product MIIDLPDTTVSQVAKQLVKVREEGGAVALGRVLTLVISARKGVAEAAIDAANDASREHPMRVIVLTTGDGESRLDAQIRVGGDAGASEVVVLHAHGDAASNEESLLTGLLLPDAPVVAWWPDEAPTSPATSPLGRIAQRRITDAATSPDVRDRLALLGRTHAPGDTDLAWTRLTHWREQLAAVLDQPPYETITAVEVRGASASPSTALLAAWLQMALDVPVRWSYEDPEHWQEGIKSVRLTRESGDILLERPSPGVAVLTQPNQPDHDLHLPRRTLRECLAEELRRLDPDVLYGRVITEGWEKLGPPETGE is encoded by the coding sequence GTGATCATCGACCTTCCCGACACGACCGTCAGCCAGGTCGCGAAGCAGCTCGTCAAGGTGCGCGAGGAGGGCGGCGCCGTCGCCCTCGGTCGCGTCCTCACGCTCGTCATCTCCGCGCGCAAGGGCGTCGCGGAGGCGGCGATCGACGCCGCGAACGATGCCTCCCGCGAGCACCCCATGCGGGTGATCGTGTTGACCACCGGCGACGGCGAATCCCGCCTCGACGCGCAGATCCGCGTGGGCGGCGACGCCGGCGCGAGCGAGGTCGTCGTGCTGCACGCCCACGGTGATGCCGCGAGCAACGAGGAGAGCCTGCTCACCGGCCTCCTCCTGCCCGACGCCCCGGTCGTGGCATGGTGGCCCGACGAGGCCCCGACCTCCCCGGCGACCTCGCCGCTCGGCCGCATCGCCCAGCGCCGGATCACCGACGCCGCCACGTCCCCCGACGTGCGCGACCGGCTCGCGCTCCTCGGCCGCACGCACGCCCCGGGCGACACCGATCTCGCGTGGACGCGGCTCACCCACTGGCGCGAGCAGCTCGCGGCCGTCCTCGACCAGCCTCCGTACGAGACCATCACCGCCGTGGAGGTGCGCGGCGCCAGCGCCTCGCCCTCGACCGCGCTGCTCGCCGCGTGGCTGCAGATGGCGTTGGACGTCCCCGTCCGCTGGTCGTACGAAGACCCGGAGCACTGGCAGGAGGGCATCAAGTCGGTGCGTCTGACCCGCGAGTCCGGTGACATCCTGCTCGAGCGCCCCTCGCCCGGCGTGGCCGTCCTCACCCAGCCGAACCAGCCCGACCACGATCTCCACCTGCCGCGGCGCACGCTGCGCGAGTGCCTCGCGGAGGAGCTGCGCCGGCTCGACCCCGACGTCCTGTACGGTCGAGTGATCACGGAGGGCTGGGAGAAGCTCGGCCCGCCCGAGACAGGAGAGTGA
- the pgl gene encoding 6-phosphogluconolactonase: MPGSSAEKRVVVEATPTALALRVADRFLTRVRARTRNGRLAHIALTGGSMGGAVLSAVRQNPRAAEIDWSLVHFWWGDERYVPQHDGDRNALQSRQALLDHIAVPAENLHEVAASDSGLSLDEAAAAYAAELARFGTDEHPWPSFAVCFLGVGPDGHIASLFPDREEVTVTDSAALPVRDSPKPPPERVTLTRPVLNASKRVWLVLTGADKASALGLALAGASYTSVPAAGAKGRKRTVFFVDEAAAAEVSPDLIDQAY, from the coding sequence ATGCCGGGATCGTCCGCAGAGAAGCGGGTCGTGGTCGAAGCCACCCCGACTGCTCTCGCCCTCCGGGTCGCCGATCGCTTCCTCACCCGCGTCCGGGCGCGCACGCGCAACGGCCGTCTCGCTCACATCGCGTTGACGGGCGGGTCGATGGGTGGTGCCGTGTTGAGCGCCGTGCGTCAGAATCCGCGCGCCGCGGAGATCGATTGGTCCCTCGTCCACTTCTGGTGGGGTGACGAGCGCTATGTGCCGCAGCACGACGGAGACCGCAATGCCCTCCAGTCCCGACAGGCGCTCCTCGACCACATCGCGGTCCCCGCGGAGAACCTGCACGAGGTCGCCGCGTCCGACAGCGGACTCAGCCTCGACGAGGCCGCAGCGGCCTATGCCGCGGAGCTGGCCCGCTTCGGCACCGACGAGCACCCGTGGCCATCCTTCGCGGTCTGCTTCCTCGGCGTCGGACCCGACGGCCACATCGCGTCGCTGTTCCCCGACCGCGAGGAGGTCACGGTGACCGACTCCGCGGCCCTCCCCGTCCGGGACTCCCCCAAGCCGCCGCCCGAGCGCGTGACGCTCACTCGTCCCGTGCTCAACGCCTCCAAGCGCGTCTGGCTCGTCCTCACCGGTGCCGACAAGGCCTCGGCGCTGGGCCTCGCCCTCGCCGGCGCGAGCTACACGAGCGTCCCCGCCGCGGGGGCGAAGGGGCGCAAGCGCACCGTCTTCTTCGTGGACGAGGCGGCGGCGGCCGAGGTCTCCCCCGACCTCATCGATCAGGCTTACTGA
- a CDS encoding DMT family transporter, with translation MGTVEDVGDQLVGAFQNPGLLLGIPLALAGAVFMSLGAQYQHRGVEKVERLSGADGTAGLSFDQLKRLLTRPSWILGTLMLGLAVICQLAALVKAPLIVVQPLGAIALVITTLLNARISGHSPTKQSMTAIVACVGGIFLFVFFAAIYATEKEVTDRELFVILALLLVVIIVLGASWLILRHRMRALFYIIAAGILYGFVATLAKVIIKRIEAGQFEWITAICLLALLSAFAVGAYFVQTAYSSGPPDLVIAGLTVVDPMVAVLIGMLVLGEAEAAPWWVFIIFAIAGGIAVWGVVGLARYHPQVLSESQDLGITRGSDPAPPSAPRPTSPAEQPDAREPRDPDAQ, from the coding sequence ATGGGGACGGTCGAGGACGTCGGCGACCAGTTGGTCGGAGCGTTCCAGAACCCCGGGCTGCTCCTGGGGATCCCGCTGGCCCTCGCCGGTGCGGTGTTCATGTCCCTCGGGGCGCAGTACCAGCACCGCGGCGTCGAGAAGGTCGAGCGCCTGAGCGGCGCCGACGGCACCGCAGGCCTCAGCTTCGATCAGCTCAAGCGCCTGCTCACGCGTCCGTCCTGGATCCTCGGGACGCTGATGCTCGGGCTGGCCGTGATCTGTCAGCTCGCCGCGCTCGTCAAGGCGCCCCTCATCGTCGTGCAGCCGCTCGGTGCCATCGCGCTCGTCATCACCACCCTCCTCAACGCCCGGATCTCCGGCCATTCGCCGACGAAGCAGTCGATGACCGCCATCGTGGCGTGCGTCGGCGGCATCTTCCTCTTCGTGTTCTTCGCGGCGATCTATGCCACGGAGAAGGAGGTCACCGACCGGGAGCTGTTCGTCATCCTCGCGCTCCTGCTCGTCGTGATCATCGTGCTGGGAGCCAGCTGGCTGATCCTCCGTCACCGCATGCGTGCGCTGTTCTACATCATCGCCGCCGGCATCCTCTACGGCTTCGTCGCCACCCTCGCCAAAGTCATCATCAAGCGCATCGAGGCGGGGCAGTTCGAGTGGATCACCGCGATCTGCCTGCTCGCGCTGCTGTCGGCCTTCGCGGTCGGGGCCTACTTCGTCCAGACGGCCTACAGCTCCGGACCGCCCGACCTCGTGATCGCGGGTCTCACCGTCGTCGACCCGATGGTGGCCGTGCTCATCGGCATGCTCGTGCTGGGGGAGGCCGAAGCCGCGCCGTGGTGGGTCTTCATCATCTTCGCGATCGCGGGCGGGATCGCCGTGTGGGGCGTCGTCGGCCTCGCGCGCTACCACCCGCAGGTCCTCAGCGAGAGCCAGGACCTCGGCATCACGCGCGGGAGCGACCCGGCCCCGCCGTCGGCTCCGCGCCCGACGTCTCCGGCCGAGCAGCCGGACGCGCGGGAGCCGCGCGACCCCGACGCTCAGTAA